From a region of the Zingiber officinale cultivar Zhangliang chromosome 4B, Zo_v1.1, whole genome shotgun sequence genome:
- the LOC121978690 gene encoding putative glucan endo-1,3-beta-glucosidase GVI codes for MANLTNVKTEFVIVAEAQAAAVGVNYGLLGDNLPSTEQVVALCASRGIGRLRLFHPDAAVLGALRGSGIEVVLGTFNEELPGLASDPSAAENWVAANVVPFAGSVRFRYINAGNEVIPGDNAGYVLPAIRNLDAALRAAGLQIPVTTAVATMVLGVSYPPSQGAFSEAAAGVMAPIAAFLRSTSAPLLVNAYPYFSYARNEVELDYALFRAAGAPVIDGTLVYDNLLDAMVDAVYAALEKVGAPEVGVVVSETGWPSGGEGLGATVENAAAYVNNAVAHLEKGGGTPRRPGTATEAYLFAMFNENLKPAGTERYFGLFQPDMTEVYHVNFHL; via the exons ATGGCGAATCTG ACGAATGTGAAAACAGAGTTCGTGATTGTTGCAGAAGCACAGGCGGCCGCCGTTGGAGTAAACTACGGCTTGCTCGGAGACAATCTCCCCTCTACGGAGCAGGTGGTGGCTCTGTGCGCCTCCAGAGGCATCGGCAGGCTCCGCCTCTTCCACCCGGACGCCGCAGTGCTCGGTGCCCTCCGAGGCTCCGGCATCGAGGTCGTTCTCGGCACCTTCAACGAGGAGCTCCCCGGCCTCGCCTCCGACCCCTCCGCCGCCGAGAATTGGGTCGCGGCCAACGTTGTCCCCTTCGCCGGCTCCGTCCGCTTCCGCTACATCAACGCCGGGAACGAGGTGATCCCCGGTGACAACGCCGGGTACGTCCTCCCGGCCATACGAAACCTCGACGCCGCCCTGCGGGCCGCCGGGTTGCAAATCCCGGTCACCACAGCGGTGGCCACGATGGTGCTCGGCGTGTCGTACCCTCCGTCTCAGGGGGCGTTCTCGGAGGCCGCTGCCGGTGTGATGGCCCCGATTGCGGCGTTTCTCAGGTCGACATCGGCGCCGCTGCTGGTCAACGCGTACCCTTACTTCTCCTACGCCAGGAATGAGGTGGAGTTGGACTATGCGCTGTTCAGGGCGGCAGGTGCGCCGGTGATTGACGGCACACTGGTGTACGACAACCTACTCGACGCGATGGTCGACGCGGTGTACGCGGCACTAGAGAAGGTAGGGGCGCCGGAGGTGGGGGTGGTGGTCTCGGAGACAGGGTGGCCGTCGGGAGGCGAGGGGCTGGGGGCGACGGTGGAGAACGCGGCGGCGTACGTGAACAACGCGGTGGCGCACCTGGAGAAAGGCGGGGGGACGCCGAGGAGGCCGGGGACGGCGACGGAGGCGTACTTGTTCGCCATGTTCAACGAGAATCTGAAGCCGGCGGGAACAGAGCGCTACTTCGGGCTGTTCCAACCGGACATGACCGAGGTCTATCATGTCAATTTCCATCTTTGA
- the LOC121976742 gene encoding immediate early response 3-interacting protein 1-like, translating to MGLWTLLEGFLLLVNALAILNEDRFLAPRGWSFNEVTGGARVKSLRGQLIGLIYATQYLRVPLIVLNTITILVKLVSG from the coding sequence ATGGGTTTGTGGACATTGCTAGAGGGCTTTTTGCTTCTCGTGAATGCGCTGGCGATACTGAACGAGGACCGGTTTCTTGCCCCTAGAGGATGGAGCTTCAACGAGGTTACGGGTGGTGCGAGAGTGAAGTCATTGAGGGGACAACTTATAGGGCTCATATATGCTACACAATATTTGAGAGTTCCACTCATTGTCCTCAATACAATCACTATCCTTGTTAAGTTAGTCTCAGGTTAA